In one Candidatus Nitronereus thalassa genomic region, the following are encoded:
- a CDS encoding response regulator: MSSPDRYNGPSSSSCTIPEILTVDDEPDIGLALTDLLHQEGYGVTVVETGRAALDISEYHQFHAVILDLGLPDYDGLEVLTHMLRRDPGLPIIILTAYSPLERYTGKIEGSPAFAYISKPFDRNKLKNIVRQAIQHRLQVEIEKVSV, encoded by the coding sequence ATGTCTTCCCCTGATCGCTACAATGGGCCTTCCTCCAGCAGCTGCACCATCCCTGAAATCCTTACCGTTGATGACGAACCGGATATTGGGCTGGCATTGACGGATTTATTACATCAAGAAGGCTACGGGGTCACCGTGGTTGAAACCGGACGGGCGGCTTTGGATATCAGCGAGTACCATCAATTTCATGCCGTGATCCTAGATTTAGGGCTTCCCGACTATGATGGATTGGAGGTATTAACCCACATGCTCCGTCGTGACCCAGGGTTGCCAATTATCATTCTGACCGCCTATTCTCCACTGGAGCGTTATACAGGCAAGATCGAAGGAAGCCCGGCTTTTGCGTATATCTCAAAACCTTTTGATCGCAACAAACTTAAAAATATTGTTCGTCAGGCCATTCAACATCGTCTCCAAGTAGAGATTGAAAAAGTCTCTGTCTAA
- a CDS encoding TonB-dependent receptor: MINQVKKAYRAFSFLRICQKPGVVCRLLIPLWVLLLIHGLSLQIIEANPGITDDLLESSSDQVMDDLRFLQEETVSIAVLHEQPISEAPSNVYVITDDDIRLSGATDLPTVLRRVPGLEVIQMTAADFNVSVRGDNQLRANKLLVLIDGRSIYEDIQGEVFWKMIPVTLPEIKKIEVLKGPASAVYGFNAFDGVINIITKSPEEMKGMHVQVGAGELGSVTSSAVYGGKYDKLGYRLSLGRDQTNQWDSRSSLGFRVHKFNVQTEYELSSLATVSVSGGLADANRYDGPVTNLVISQGEPSQAYTKFEYKRPNLFLRAYWNRSSVPNLLQTNPLLPGPFAITDPNLSSNQTRKWNSYNFSGQHALEFGSTNRLSYGMDYRHNTVSSNFLDEFSREDRFGAYIQDEWQATSKLTATGGIRVDLHTEINPTYSPRVALIYRFLPNHTVRGTIAVAFRPPTIFETNTDSRSAFGSFVTGSLNGSSNLKPEEITSYEISYQGWFFKHRVRARADLFYNQVSDLINSVLLPPGGTALVFANGGEADIYGGEAGIEFWPLPWLSGFANYSYQNSDQTFAGTSQRGGPIFKVNTGFRGDWENGFTAEVILHHVEGATYPISSTFNSFVAQGRIPASNVPNPQVDSYTLLNLRGGYQFWNDQLELALSVFNALNDKHKEHPLGEIIGSRVMGWITFRY, encoded by the coding sequence ATGATTAATCAAGTAAAGAAAGCCTACCGCGCTTTTTCTTTTTTGCGAATTTGCCAAAAACCAGGTGTTGTTTGTCGACTCCTGATTCCATTGTGGGTCTTGCTCTTGATCCATGGGCTGTCTCTGCAAATTATTGAGGCGAATCCGGGAATCACGGACGATCTTCTGGAAAGCTCATCTGACCAGGTGATGGATGACTTACGATTCCTTCAGGAGGAAACCGTCAGCATTGCTGTCTTGCACGAGCAACCCATCTCCGAAGCTCCTTCAAACGTTTATGTCATCACCGATGACGACATTCGGCTTTCCGGCGCCACTGACCTCCCCACGGTTTTGCGTCGAGTCCCAGGTTTGGAGGTCATCCAGATGACCGCGGCGGATTTTAACGTCAGTGTTCGAGGAGACAATCAATTGCGAGCGAATAAGCTCCTGGTGTTAATCGATGGCCGTTCGATCTATGAGGATATACAAGGTGAAGTCTTCTGGAAAATGATTCCGGTGACCTTACCTGAAATTAAAAAAATCGAAGTGCTTAAAGGGCCAGCATCGGCTGTCTATGGGTTTAATGCCTTTGATGGTGTAATTAACATTATTACCAAGTCTCCTGAAGAAATGAAGGGCATGCATGTCCAGGTGGGAGCAGGGGAACTTGGTTCCGTCACCAGTTCCGCCGTTTATGGAGGAAAATATGACAAGCTTGGCTATCGACTCTCTTTGGGACGAGATCAAACTAATCAATGGGATTCCAGGAGCTCGCTAGGGTTCCGTGTCCATAAATTCAATGTGCAAACAGAGTATGAACTTTCAAGCCTTGCCACGGTTTCAGTGTCGGGCGGGTTGGCGGATGCCAACCGGTACGATGGGCCTGTGACCAATTTGGTGATTTCCCAAGGAGAACCGTCACAAGCCTATACGAAGTTTGAATATAAAAGACCGAACCTTTTTCTGAGAGCTTACTGGAACCGATCAAGCGTGCCCAATTTGCTTCAAACAAATCCGCTTCTTCCTGGTCCTTTTGCCATTACCGATCCAAACCTCAGTTCCAACCAAACCCGAAAATGGAATAGTTACAATTTTTCCGGACAGCATGCCCTGGAATTCGGTTCTACCAATCGGCTGTCCTATGGAATGGATTATCGGCACAATACAGTCTCAAGTAATTTTCTTGACGAATTCAGTCGGGAAGATCGTTTCGGTGCCTATATACAGGATGAGTGGCAGGCTACCTCCAAACTTACCGCCACGGGTGGGATTCGAGTTGATCTCCATACGGAAATCAATCCCACTTATAGTCCGCGTGTTGCCTTGATTTACCGATTTCTACCCAACCACACAGTCCGTGGAACCATTGCTGTGGCATTTCGCCCTCCCACGATTTTTGAAACCAATACCGATTCTAGATCGGCATTCGGGTCATTCGTGACTGGCTCACTGAATGGATCTTCTAACCTCAAACCTGAGGAAATTACTTCATATGAAATCAGCTACCAAGGCTGGTTTTTCAAGCACCGGGTTCGGGCAAGAGCCGACCTCTTTTATAATCAAGTCTCTGACCTGATTAATTCCGTCCTCCTGCCACCCGGAGGTACTGCTCTGGTCTTTGCCAATGGCGGGGAGGCAGACATTTATGGGGGGGAGGCCGGGATTGAGTTTTGGCCGCTGCCTTGGTTAAGTGGCTTTGCTAATTATTCTTATCAAAATAGTGATCAGACCTTTGCCGGGACTTCCCAGCGAGGTGGCCCAATATTTAAGGTCAATACAGGTTTTAGAGGAGACTGGGAGAATGGTTTCACCGCGGAAGTCATTCTTCATCATGTGGAGGGCGCCACATATCCTATTTCTTCAACATTTAATTCATTTGTAGCCCAAGGCCGAATACCCGCCTCTAATGTTCCGAATCCCCAAGTCGACAGCTATACGCTCCTCAATCTTCGTGGTGGATACCAATTTTGGAATGACCAACTGGAACTAGCCCTTTCCGTCTTTAATGCTTTGAATGATAAACACAAAGAGCATCCACTTGGAGAAATTATTGGCTCGCGTGTTATGGGATGGATAACCTTTAGGTATTAA
- a CDS encoding SagB/ThcOx family dehydrogenase, which yields MSTDTWNELLLSSTTEDAAWELFHENSKLGRYFQGLSEEQVVQKTQELHESLPFEGFPLVELPVPLATPASSLSDTILNRVSVRNFSSRQFSLGEVATLLHYSYGVTRNNQGTNLSRSFRAVPSGGALYPLEIFFHCVGVDGLLPGLYHYNSAGHHVRRLRAGDERQSIAEAIIQPDLALEGSLMIFITAMFERTVFKYGDRGYRFALLEAGHVAQNMNLVATALKLGCVNIGGFYDRDIDAYLDLDGILHSTIYMMAIGEPKRPDQ from the coding sequence ATGAGTACTGACACATGGAATGAATTGTTGCTTTCCTCGACAACTGAAGACGCGGCCTGGGAGCTGTTTCATGAAAATTCAAAGCTTGGACGGTATTTTCAAGGCTTATCGGAAGAGCAAGTTGTGCAAAAAACTCAAGAACTTCATGAATCTCTACCCTTTGAAGGATTTCCCTTGGTGGAACTCCCGGTCCCTTTGGCCACCCCGGCCTCTTCTCTGTCAGACACAATTCTTAATAGGGTGTCGGTTAGAAATTTTTCCTCTCGTCAATTTTCGCTGGGCGAGGTAGCCACATTACTGCACTATTCCTACGGTGTTACTCGGAATAACCAAGGGACAAATCTTTCACGATCATTCCGGGCGGTTCCCTCTGGTGGAGCACTTTATCCCTTGGAAATCTTTTTTCACTGCGTGGGCGTAGATGGTCTTCTCCCTGGACTCTACCATTATAATTCTGCGGGTCATCATGTTCGTCGCCTTCGTGCAGGTGATGAACGACAGTCGATTGCTGAGGCCATCATCCAACCTGACCTGGCCCTGGAGGGTTCCCTCATGATTTTTATTACCGCAATGTTTGAACGTACCGTGTTCAAATATGGAGATCGAGGGTACCGATTTGCCTTACTAGAAGCGGGGCATGTTGCGCAAAACATGAACTTGGTGGCGACGGCGCTCAAATTGGGATGCGTCAACATTGGTGGATTCTATGACCGTGATATTGATGCCTATTTGGATCTCGACGGTATTTTACATTCGACAATTTATATGATGGCGATCGGTGAACCTAAGCGTCCCGACCAATAA
- a CDS encoding YcaO-like family protein, giving the protein MITTRKPSFHRLANIVDAIVDEQVGIVKYVKEFRRESGMPDFFCYYAKACNTLAFSKNKNFSNTGGASIFRELAVAKAIGEAVERYCSAIFDQDQLPLISYQDAPFSCIAPEDFALYSEEQYRRPDFPYRPFTSSTPVRWTPARDLFNNEPWYLPAATVFMPYWYDEKNGETPIVQPISSGLACHCSFEEAAISAICEVIERDAFMITWQAAISPPAINLETLSPENQDLVSRFERTGNSVFLFHLAMDYEVPVVLAVARCYVEDGPALCFAASADLDPEDAVRKSLEELAHTRRLAQSLKSSEPSIEANPGFEAVSNQDAHLRFYGDQAHGRFANFIFSSEKRVAFQDIPSPFTGEPNIDLNILVNQIRLVNHKVLLADLTTSDVGDLGLSVVRSVIPGFHPLQMGHATRALGGSRLWEVPQRLGYPGITRESGDNPAPHPYP; this is encoded by the coding sequence GTGATTACCACACGGAAACCTTCATTTCATCGATTGGCCAACATTGTGGATGCCATCGTGGATGAGCAAGTGGGCATTGTGAAATATGTCAAGGAATTCCGTCGGGAGTCGGGCATGCCGGATTTTTTCTGCTATTACGCCAAGGCCTGCAACACTCTGGCTTTTAGTAAAAATAAAAATTTTTCCAATACCGGAGGGGCTTCGATTTTCCGAGAGCTTGCGGTTGCCAAAGCCATCGGAGAGGCGGTGGAACGGTATTGTTCGGCCATCTTTGACCAAGACCAATTACCCCTGATTTCCTATCAAGACGCTCCTTTTTCTTGCATCGCTCCCGAGGATTTTGCGCTTTACAGTGAGGAGCAATATCGTCGACCGGATTTCCCGTATAGGCCATTTACGTCTTCGACCCCTGTTCGATGGACTCCGGCAAGAGATCTCTTTAACAATGAACCCTGGTACTTGCCGGCAGCCACAGTATTCATGCCTTATTGGTATGACGAAAAGAATGGAGAAACTCCCATTGTCCAACCAATTTCCTCAGGATTGGCATGCCACTGCAGTTTTGAGGAAGCGGCTATTTCCGCGATTTGTGAGGTCATTGAACGTGATGCCTTCATGATCACTTGGCAAGCTGCTATATCGCCTCCTGCCATTAACCTTGAAACACTCAGTCCTGAAAACCAGGACTTGGTTTCGCGTTTTGAGCGGACGGGCAATTCGGTTTTTCTCTTCCATTTGGCTATGGATTACGAGGTTCCCGTCGTGTTGGCTGTGGCTCGGTGCTATGTAGAAGACGGTCCTGCTCTATGCTTTGCAGCTTCCGCGGACCTTGATCCGGAAGATGCTGTACGGAAAAGTTTGGAGGAACTTGCTCATACACGTCGCCTGGCTCAAAGCCTTAAGTCGAGTGAACCGAGTATCGAAGCAAATCCTGGATTTGAGGCTGTTAGCAACCAGGATGCGCATCTCCGGTTCTACGGAGATCAAGCCCATGGTCGCTTTGCAAATTTTATTTTTTCCTCAGAGAAACGCGTCGCGTTCCAAGATATTCCATCCCCATTCACAGGAGAACCTAATATTGATCTTAATATACTCGTCAACCAAATTCGGTTGGTGAATCACAAGGTCCTGTTGGCAGACCTCACAACATCCGATGTTGGAGATCTTGGGCTTTCTGTTGTGAGGTCCGTTATTCCAGGATTTCACCCATTACAAATGGGACATGCGACGCGGGCTCTTGGTGGATCGAGGCTTTGGGAGGTTCCACAACGATTAGGATATCCCGGAATCACCCGAGAGAGTGGAGATAATCCGGCGCCCCACCCGTATCCGTAA
- a CDS encoding sensor histidine kinase yields the protein MMPPGIDELRTPIRMTSLRTKFIVFISVIIIAVCSGLSWYVVNQQAQFMAESLRSTGLRTIKNLAYNTRFPLIAKDTLSLERLSDGAMNAEEVVYVIMTDSKGTPLVSKSKGALGTGSQARMINAPLYPDEQIVQSLLADPQNDPVITAFKSKGQSTSSFRTSSPPWWNVGFIDQTELLYDFAVTVDRRAASDSLLGPLALEEQEDVGGLERSAQPQSTIHGVVQVGVSNETMIQQLNDIVWNIVLITFLIIALGIVATTLLANRIINPLRSLADVAKKVSAGDFSVSLEPTTRDEVGQLSITFNTMTKAIRDREQAISAQVATITKHANKLTTLNQTGSAIASHLDLNALLSTVLHLLVEKVGFTHMLLMLYDPERGLVHQAQTAGIPDELASHIQSLEILIQEDGSLHADLLFRGEAFLIPEIQTVSARLDPRIFPYIMQLGVTSFVCAPLKSQQNILGFIAADSTPEICTQEDLDLLITIANTVGVAIDNAKAYQQLEQLNITLEERVDERTQKLTEANEKLRELDQLKSAFVSIVSHELRTPMTSVKGLVENMLDGLTGELTDRQTFYLTRVRANVDRLTRMINDLLDLSRIEAGRMDFTPVSVSMPELIKEVIENLQAMATERGLSLALAPSQNVPLVRGDRDKMSQVLTNLVHNAIKFTPPCGLVNISIVQKVDQWVEVCVADTGCGIPDEELQTIFERFYRSPTGPLESKGAGLGLAITKNLVDLHGGQIWVASTEGKGSKFFITFPVAGHGYG from the coding sequence ATGATGCCACCTGGTATCGATGAACTCAGGACACCAATTCGAATGACGAGTTTACGAACGAAGTTTATCGTATTCATTAGTGTCATTATTATTGCCGTCTGCTCTGGCTTGAGTTGGTATGTCGTGAATCAACAAGCTCAATTCATGGCTGAATCCTTGAGAAGCACGGGACTCAGAACCATCAAAAACTTAGCGTATAATACCCGTTTTCCGCTGATTGCCAAAGACACTCTTTCCCTAGAACGGTTATCCGATGGGGCGATGAATGCCGAGGAAGTGGTGTATGTGATCATGACTGATTCAAAAGGCACCCCCCTAGTGTCAAAAAGCAAGGGGGCCCTTGGAACTGGAAGCCAAGCACGAATGATCAATGCCCCACTCTATCCAGATGAGCAAATCGTACAATCTTTGCTGGCAGACCCACAGAACGATCCAGTGATTACGGCGTTTAAAAGCAAGGGCCAATCCACTTCTTCTTTCAGAACCTCTTCGCCACCATGGTGGAATGTTGGGTTTATCGACCAGACTGAACTCCTCTATGACTTTGCGGTCACGGTAGATCGGCGGGCGGCTTCTGATTCGTTGCTGGGGCCTCTTGCCCTGGAGGAACAAGAAGACGTCGGGGGGTTGGAACGTTCGGCTCAACCTCAAAGTACGATTCATGGGGTTGTTCAGGTCGGTGTCAGTAATGAGACGATGATTCAACAGCTCAATGATATCGTGTGGAATATCGTGCTGATCACGTTTTTAATTATTGCCTTAGGTATTGTGGCCACGACATTATTGGCGAATCGGATCATCAATCCACTCCGAAGTTTGGCCGACGTTGCCAAAAAGGTTTCGGCTGGTGACTTCTCTGTATCCTTGGAGCCCACCACTCGAGACGAAGTCGGTCAGTTAAGCATAACGTTTAACACTATGACCAAAGCCATTCGCGACCGAGAGCAGGCGATATCCGCCCAGGTCGCCACGATCACCAAACATGCCAACAAATTAACCACACTCAATCAAACAGGGTCGGCCATTGCCTCGCACTTGGACCTCAATGCTCTCCTCAGTACGGTCTTGCATCTTTTAGTTGAAAAAGTTGGGTTTACTCACATGCTGCTCATGCTCTATGACCCTGAACGAGGTCTGGTGCATCAAGCGCAAACAGCAGGTATTCCTGACGAACTGGCTTCTCATATTCAATCGCTGGAAATTCTGATTCAAGAAGATGGCAGTTTGCATGCTGATCTCTTGTTTCGTGGTGAGGCCTTTTTAATTCCGGAGATCCAGACGGTAAGTGCTCGCCTCGATCCGCGAATCTTTCCTTATATTATGCAACTGGGGGTCACTTCCTTTGTGTGTGCCCCTCTAAAAAGCCAGCAAAATATTTTGGGATTTATTGCTGCGGATAGCACCCCAGAAATTTGTACACAAGAAGATCTCGATTTGTTGATCACCATTGCCAATACGGTGGGAGTCGCCATTGATAATGCCAAAGCCTATCAACAGCTTGAACAATTAAATATTACGCTGGAGGAGCGGGTCGATGAGCGAACCCAAAAACTTACCGAAGCGAATGAGAAATTGCGGGAGTTGGATCAGCTCAAATCGGCATTTGTCTCTATCGTTTCCCATGAGTTACGGACGCCCATGACTTCAGTGAAAGGGCTTGTGGAAAATATGCTTGATGGCTTAACCGGGGAATTAACCGACCGACAAACGTTTTATTTAACGCGAGTTCGAGCCAATGTTGATCGCCTGACTCGAATGATCAATGACCTCCTGGATTTATCTCGCATCGAAGCCGGGCGAATGGATTTTACTCCCGTTTCTGTTTCCATGCCCGAATTGATCAAAGAGGTCATCGAGAATCTCCAAGCCATGGCAACCGAGCGTGGTTTATCGCTGGCCCTGGCCCCAAGTCAAAACGTTCCGTTGGTTCGGGGCGACCGCGATAAGATGAGCCAAGTGCTTACCAATTTGGTTCATAACGCAATTAAATTCACTCCCCCCTGCGGTCTCGTCAATATTAGTATAGTCCAAAAGGTTGACCAATGGGTTGAAGTGTGTGTGGCAGATACGGGATGCGGTATTCCCGATGAAGAGCTCCAAACCATCTTTGAGCGGTTTTATCGGAGCCCGACTGGGCCCCTCGAATCCAAAGGGGCGGGATTGGGGTTAGCCATTACGAAAAACCTTGTGGACCTCCATGGCGGACAGATCTGGGTCGCGAGCACCGAAGGGAAGGGGTCAAAATTTTTTATCACCTTTCCTGTTGCCGGCCATGGTTATGGTTAA
- a CDS encoding ABC transporter substrate-binding protein, producing MLVWVFFLAGLVWTGAQEPVWGQDVVVLKSADVGAYNAAASALKESLSPEVEIVEYDLQGDLTQGRKLGKKIRATSARLVVAIGLKAALAAKLEVLDIPIISCLVLDPNKYDLARQNLTGVSLRIPIQTQFALIRNLVPDSKRIGVLFDPTKTNGTIEEAMPLAKRQGLELISSPVTSPQDVPDKLRSLVSNIDVLWLIPDSTVLTEDSLEFLLHTTSEVRVPVVGFSSGLVRSGALAGLYINYAEVGKQVAGLAQKILQGQSIPQGTVLPPERVSLAINKQIAEYLGISISPLLLRDAEEVF from the coding sequence ATGCTGGTTTGGGTTTTTTTTCTTGCTGGCCTAGTCTGGACCGGAGCCCAAGAACCCGTATGGGGTCAAGACGTCGTAGTTCTGAAATCCGCGGACGTGGGAGCGTATAATGCGGCGGCGTCTGCCTTGAAGGAGTCCCTTTCTCCTGAGGTGGAGATTGTGGAATATGATCTCCAGGGCGATCTTACCCAGGGACGAAAACTTGGGAAGAAAATTCGAGCGACTTCCGCCCGTCTAGTGGTGGCTATTGGCCTCAAGGCGGCCCTGGCCGCCAAACTGGAAGTCCTCGATATCCCTATCATCTCCTGTTTGGTACTCGATCCCAATAAGTACGATCTCGCCCGCCAGAACCTGACTGGGGTCAGCCTAAGAATCCCCATCCAAACCCAATTTGCCTTGATCCGAAATTTGGTACCCGACTCGAAACGAATCGGGGTCCTGTTTGATCCCACGAAAACCAATGGCACGATTGAAGAAGCCATGCCTCTGGCTAAAAGGCAAGGTTTGGAATTGATAAGCAGCCCGGTCACATCCCCTCAGGATGTCCCAGACAAGTTGCGGTCATTGGTATCGAATATTGATGTCCTCTGGCTAATTCCTGACAGCACCGTTCTGACGGAAGATTCTCTGGAATTTCTCTTGCATACCACGTCTGAGGTGCGAGTTCCGGTCGTAGGATTTTCCTCCGGACTCGTTCGAAGTGGAGCATTGGCCGGGCTCTATATCAATTATGCTGAGGTTGGAAAGCAAGTCGCGGGTCTTGCGCAGAAAATTCTTCAGGGACAATCGATCCCTCAAGGAACCGTGCTGCCCCCGGAGCGCGTGAGTTTGGCTATTAATAAGCAGATCGCAGAATACTTAGGGATCTCCATTTCTCCTCTTCTATTACGAGATGCGGAGGAGGTGTTTTAA
- a CDS encoding D-sedoheptulose 7-phosphate isomerase → MTTVVFSFKSILESGPMNIEQVAQRFRESGEVKQAFVNAYAGQIVKVAELIVASLQAGGKILLFGNGGSATDASHIAAEFVGRYDRDRTPLPALALGTDMAAITCIANDYEYADIFSRQIMALGRKGDIAIAISTSGNSPNVLKAVETAQGQGLTTVAWTGKGGGKLGNQVDYPFVVPSKVTARIQECHITLGHVLCEIVEQKIFANAT, encoded by the coding sequence ATGACCACGGTTGTGTTTTCCTTTAAATCTATCCTAGAATCCGGGCCGATGAACATTGAACAGGTGGCCCAACGATTCCGTGAAAGTGGCGAGGTCAAACAGGCCTTCGTGAACGCCTATGCCGGCCAAATTGTGAAGGTAGCAGAGCTCATTGTCGCCAGCCTTCAAGCCGGGGGCAAAATCTTATTGTTCGGCAATGGAGGGAGCGCCACGGATGCGTCGCATATCGCGGCAGAATTTGTCGGTCGTTACGATCGCGATCGCACGCCCTTACCCGCCCTGGCCTTAGGCACCGATATGGCGGCGATTACCTGTATTGCCAATGATTACGAGTACGCCGATATTTTTTCTCGTCAAATTATGGCGTTAGGACGAAAAGGCGATATCGCCATCGCCATTAGCACGAGTGGGAATTCCCCCAATGTGTTGAAAGCTGTTGAGACCGCCCAGGGACAGGGACTGACGACCGTGGCCTGGACCGGCAAAGGCGGAGGAAAACTGGGCAATCAGGTTGACTATCCCTTTGTGGTGCCGTCGAAGGTGACCGCCCGTATTCAGGAATGCCACATCACTCTGGGGCATGTGTTGTGTGAAATAGTCGAACAGAAAATTTTTGCCAATGCCACGTAA
- a CDS encoding sigma-54 dependent transcriptional regulator, whose amino-acid sequence MNKKILVVDDDPDIVLMLTDRLESLGYSTIAARDGEQALEFLESEEPGLVLLDLEMPNLSGMQVLERLRQDKGFEPETGTKSGLWEGDSPHPPIIVMTAHGTIQRAVDAMKCGAYDFLTKPLDVDHLTIVIEKTLERESLQRQVAYLRHEVESRYSTIVATTPEMHSLIDLAKRAANSDATVLLLGESGTGKELFARSIHQWSTRRSMPFVVINCVALTNTLLENELFGHEKGAFTGATALQKGKIEAADGGTVFLDEIGDMHPDLQAKLLRLLQDREFHRVGGTKFVRVNIRVLAATNRELTKAVKAGQFREDLYHRLNVVSFSIPPLRERPSDIPPLAELFLQRSARELGKLNMHLTKETIETMLTYPWPGNVRELDNAISRAVVLSTEPAISPEHLRLSKEPSKDLPVLENLTYHDAMDQYGTYFVEQAIRRAGGNQTKAAEALGLQRSYLARLVKQKNIDITELDDSR is encoded by the coding sequence ATGAATAAAAAAATTCTGGTTGTTGACGATGATCCAGACATCGTTTTGATGTTGACGGACCGTTTAGAAAGTTTGGGGTATTCCACGATCGCCGCTCGGGATGGGGAGCAGGCCCTCGAATTCCTTGAAAGTGAAGAGCCTGGGTTGGTGTTACTCGACCTGGAAATGCCAAACCTATCTGGCATGCAAGTATTGGAGCGTTTACGGCAAGACAAAGGATTTGAACCAGAGACCGGAACAAAAAGTGGACTTTGGGAAGGGGATAGCCCACACCCCCCGATCATTGTCATGACCGCCCATGGTACGATCCAACGGGCTGTAGATGCCATGAAATGCGGGGCCTATGATTTCCTGACGAAACCCCTGGATGTCGATCACCTCACCATTGTCATAGAAAAAACGCTAGAGCGGGAATCCCTTCAACGTCAGGTGGCCTATCTGAGACATGAAGTGGAGTCTCGATATAGCACCATTGTGGCAACCACTCCCGAGATGCATTCCCTGATTGATCTGGCAAAGCGAGCCGCGAATTCTGATGCCACCGTGTTGCTCTTGGGGGAAAGTGGGACAGGAAAAGAATTATTTGCCCGATCCATTCATCAATGGAGTACCCGTCGTAGCATGCCCTTTGTGGTAATCAATTGCGTGGCCCTTACCAACACCTTACTGGAAAATGAACTCTTCGGCCATGAAAAGGGCGCCTTTACCGGGGCGACGGCTCTTCAAAAGGGCAAAATTGAAGCGGCCGACGGAGGCACTGTATTTTTAGATGAAATTGGTGATATGCATCCTGACCTTCAAGCGAAACTTCTTCGTTTGCTCCAGGATAGAGAATTTCATCGTGTGGGCGGAACAAAATTTGTTCGCGTCAACATTCGGGTACTGGCGGCCACGAATCGAGAGCTCACAAAAGCTGTCAAAGCGGGGCAGTTTCGAGAGGATCTCTACCATCGGCTCAATGTCGTCAGTTTTTCCATTCCTCCTTTGAGAGAACGGCCCTCTGACATTCCCCCACTAGCCGAACTTTTTCTTCAACGATCTGCGCGGGAGTTGGGGAAACTGAACATGCATTTGACCAAAGAGACAATAGAGACCATGCTTACTTACCCATGGCCAGGAAACGTCCGTGAACTGGACAATGCAATTTCCCGCGCCGTGGTATTAAGCACGGAACCCGCCATCAGCCCGGAGCACCTTCGCCTCAGCAAAGAACCTTCAAAGGACCTGCCCGTTTTGGAAAATCTGACTTATCATGATGCCATGGACCAGTATGGGACTTACTTTGTTGAGCAGGCCATTCGACGTGCGGGAGGTAATCAGACCAAAGCCGCAGAAGCCTTAGGGCTTCAACGCTCTTACCTTGCTCGGTTGGTCAAGCAAAAAAATATTGACATTACGGAGCTTGACGATTCTCGTTGA